The following coding sequences are from one Carassius auratus strain Wakin chromosome 15, ASM336829v1, whole genome shotgun sequence window:
- the tmprss13a gene encoding transmembrane protease serine 13a: protein MADNDKKDPPPPYYTVAAEPQTPPITYEEVILQDKYGYTQKPVPCYVPKDPAPVKVDAVIITTQQVVVPTKRQKSCGRSAKCWGGWVGALLALALIALAIWLGVRYRSNSNSGNYENDCRGDDCKEQEHDSDCKGKDCGEHDHHKIQDGMSVPDTCSNSSKQCDAIQTCQQGADETNCVRFGEGAVLQIRTAQDGRFLPVCYQGMDQSYADQICEQLGFRRSYALNPVDSTTSVALTVGPRSAKLIQGLVNVSLGCQGEKAVSLQCTDCGKQQSASRIIGGSTSKSGQWPWQVSLHYTGSHVCGGSLVSPDFVVSAAHCFQGSMRNSGNWRVYAGSISQSALQTSYLVNKIIVNENYNSNTNDYDVALLKLSSPVTFSDTVQPVCFPTFDQTFSDGSECWTSGFGTTQEGAASGSTSLMGVSVNIINTLLCNSSQVYRGAITKNMICAGDMNGGRDSCQGDSGGPLVCKGDNNRWYLAGITSWGAGCGERQKPGVYSRVTSLLPWIYSEMQQEKP from the exons AAGGACCCTCCGCCACCATACTACACTGTGGCAGCAGAACCACAGACACCTCCTATAACCTATGAGGAGGTCATTCTCCAGGACAAATATGGGTACACGCAGAAACCTGTGCCGTGCTATGTTCCCAAGGATCCAGCACCAGTAAAGGTAGACGCCGTCATCATCACCACACAGCAAGTTGTTG TTCCTACAAAAAGGCAGAAGTCTTGTGGACGGAGTGCCAAGTGTTGGGGTGGATGGGTTGGTGCGCTGCTGGCATTGGCTCTCATTGCACTGGCCATCTGGCTTGGAG TGCGTTATAGATCCAATTCAAATTCTGGAAATTATGAGAATGACTGCAGGGGAGACGATTGCAAAGAACAGGAACATGACAGTGATTGCAAAGGAAAAGACTGCGGGGAACATGATCACCACAAGATCCAAGATGGAATGAGTGTACCTGACACCTGCTCCAACTCCTCCAAGCAGTGTGATGCCATCCAAACCTGCCAACAGGGTGCCGATGAGACAAACTGTG TAAGATTTGGTGAAGGTGCAGTGTTGCAGATCAGAACTGCTCAGGATGGTCGATTCCTCCCAGTGTGTTATCAGGGAATGGATCAGAGTTATGCTGACCAGATCTGTGAACAGCTGGGCTTTAGAag GTCTTATGCATTAAATCCAGTGGATAGCACGACGTCTGTAGCCCTTACTGTAGGACCGAGATCAGCCAAACTAATACAGGGTCTGGTCAATGTCAG TTTGGGCTGTCAGGGTGAGAAAGCAGTCTCGCTTCAATGCACAG ACTGTGGCAAGCAGCAAAGTGCCTCCAGGATCATAGGGGGCAGCACCTCCAAGAGCGGCCAGTGGCCTTGGCAGGTTAGCCTGCATTACACTGGAAGCCATGTTTGTGGTGGATCACTGGTCTCTCCAGACTTTGTTGTGTCAGCTGCCCATTGCTTCCAAGG CTCAATGAGGAATTCTGGAAATTGGCGTGTCTATGCTGGGTCTATTTCCCAGAGTGCCCTTCAGACATCCTACCTTGTGAATAAGATCATAGTGAATGAAAACTACAACAGTAACACCAATGATTATGATGTTGCTTTGCTGAAACTCAGTAGTCCTGTAACCTTCTCCG ACACTGTGCAGCCAGTTTGCTTTCCCACATTTGACCAAACCTTTTCTGATGGATCAGAGTGCTGGACATCTGGCTTTGGGACAACGCAAGAGGGAGCAG CCTCTGGCTCTACAAGCCTCATGGGAGTGTCAGTGAATATCATCAACACGCTTCTGTGTAACAGCAGTCAGGTGTACCGTGGGGCCATCACCAAGAATATGATATGTGCTGGTGATATGAACGGGGGCCGGGACTCCTGTCAG GGGGACAGTGGAGGTCCGCTGGTGTGCAAGGGGGATAATAACCGCTGGTATCTGGCTGGAATTACGAGCTGGGGAGCTGGATGTGGAGAAAGACAAAAACCAGGAGTATATAGCAGAGTGACCAGTCTTCTGCCCTGGATCTACAGCGAGATGCAG CAAGAGAAGCCCTGA